The window TGCGGGAGGTAGCGCAATTACGCCTCTTCCTCTTCTTCGATCAGCTTTTGGTAGGCCTTGGCGTCGAGCAGCTCTTTGACCTCTTCGGGCTTCTTGAGCTTGATGCGGATCATCCAACCCTCGCCGTAGGGGTCTTCGTTGATGATCTCGGGGCTGTCGAGCAGGGGATCGTTGGTCTCGATGACGGCGCCGGTCAGCGGGACATAGAGATCGCTGACCGACTTGGTGGACTCGACCACGCCGAA of the Deltaproteobacteria bacterium PRO3 genome contains:
- the gcvH gene encoding glycine cleavage system protein GcvH, with the translated sequence VEGGVATVGITDYAQEQLGDIVFVELPEEEETIDKGDTFGVVESTKSVSDLYVPLTGAVIETNDPLLDSPEIINEDPYGEGWMIRIKLKKPEEVKELLDAKAYQKLIEEEEEA